The following are from one region of the Advenella mimigardefordensis DPN7 genome:
- the dctP gene encoding TRAP transporter substrate-binding protein DctP has translation MKRVVSCGFFLPGACAAFLLLQAPAALAQSAGGYKPEYSLSFVSDERISIGRTAQRWRELVTEKTEGRVNIRMYPNASLVKGEQTREAAAVRQGVADMSVALASNWSSQFRALSVFSLPFFVPDMNGTAALIRGDLGNLVRDNMDKAGIVTLAWGVSGYRQLSNALRPVQAPADLKGMRIRVIGLPLFMDFFKALGAAPVQLNLTGLPDALQKKDIDGQDNPLSLFTGLKFNELGQKYLTVWNYPAEPIFIAVNKNVWNNWSRDDQQRVREAAEQAISETAPILTSQEASQAVDATVGQLEQAGVQVTRLTDQQKAAFKNAASEVLRNWSERIGQDLIAIANADIKRGPTLPPASDPATAPTSAVPASPNPAPPPVDEAAPAATGAAADKAKQSAPAATGAGG, from the coding sequence ATGAAAAGGGTAGTATCTTGCGGTTTTTTTCTTCCCGGGGCCTGTGCTGCATTTTTGCTGCTGCAGGCGCCGGCAGCCCTGGCACAAAGTGCGGGTGGCTATAAGCCCGAGTATTCGCTTTCCTTTGTCTCCGATGAACGGATCTCCATCGGGCGCACCGCCCAACGCTGGCGTGAACTGGTAACAGAAAAAACCGAAGGGCGTGTCAACATCCGCATGTATCCCAACGCCTCGCTGGTCAAAGGTGAACAAACCCGTGAGGCAGCGGCGGTGCGCCAGGGCGTGGCAGATATGTCGGTTGCCCTGGCCAGTAACTGGTCCAGCCAGTTTCGCGCACTGTCGGTCTTTTCCCTGCCCTTTTTTGTGCCCGATATGAACGGGACGGCAGCGCTCATTCGTGGCGATCTGGGCAATCTGGTGCGTGACAATATGGACAAGGCCGGTATTGTGACCCTGGCCTGGGGCGTATCGGGCTATCGTCAGCTAAGTAATGCGCTGCGGCCCGTGCAGGCGCCTGCCGATCTGAAGGGAATGCGGATCCGTGTGATTGGGCTGCCGCTGTTCATGGACTTTTTCAAAGCCCTGGGTGCAGCGCCGGTACAACTGAATCTGACCGGGCTGCCAGACGCCCTGCAGAAAAAGGACATTGATGGCCAGGATAATCCGCTGTCACTATTTACCGGTTTGAAGTTCAATGAGTTGGGTCAGAAATACCTGACGGTGTGGAATTATCCGGCAGAGCCGATCTTTATCGCCGTTAATAAAAATGTCTGGAATAACTGGTCGCGCGATGATCAGCAACGCGTACGTGAAGCGGCCGAGCAGGCTATCAGTGAAACGGCGCCGATTCTGACCTCCCAGGAGGCCAGCCAGGCAGTGGATGCAACGGTGGGGCAGCTGGAGCAGGCCGGTGTACAGGTAACGCGCCTGACGGATCAGCAGAAGGCCGCCTTCAAAAATGCGGCCTCTGAAGTACTGCGGAACTGGTCCGAGCGTATCGGTCAGGATCTGATCGCCATCGCCAATGCTGATATCAAACGCGGACCAACGTTGCCACCGGCCAGTGATCCAGCCACCGCGCCAACATCTGCCGTACCTGCATCACCCAATCCTGCACCTCCACCAGTTGACGAAGCTGCTCCGGCTGCGACCGGCGCGGCGGCGGATAAGGCAAAACAGAGTGCGCCAGCCGCTACGGGAGCGGGCGGCTAA
- the putA gene encoding trifunctional transcriptional regulator/proline dehydrogenase/L-glutamate gamma-semialdehyde dehydrogenase, producing the protein MATTTTLGIKVDTDLKNRLQYHADKLNCTPHWLHKQALITYLEQIERGMTPDELRHLAPSATDSDGVVTDMQDSRKPPFYEFGQDVQPQSVLRAAITSAYRRPEPECVPLLLEQAALVKPEQTRELALKLVKSLKEKSPGGGVEGLIQEFALSSQEGVALMCLAEALLRIPDRATRDALIRDKISHGDWKSHMGSSPSLFVNAATWGLMLTGKLVAVNSEQNLSKALTRMIAKGGEPLIRQGVNMAMRMMGEQFVSGQSISSALANSRKFEAEGFRYSYDMLGEAATTAADAQRYYESYEQAIHAIGKASGGRGIYEGPGISIKLSALHPRYSRAQRDRVMSELLPRLVALTRLARSYDVGLNIDAEEADRLELSLDLLEALCATREFEGWNGIGFVIQAYQKRAPHVIDYVIDLGRRTRHRLMIRLVKGAYWDTEIKRAQLDGLEGYPVYTRKVYTDVSYLACARKLLAAPDAVYPQFATHNAQTLAAIYHLAGSNYYPGQYEFQCLHGMGEPLYSEVVGSKKLNRPCRVYAPVGTHETLLAYLVRRLLENGANTSFVNQIGDDNIDINMLIANPIEVASAITPLGAPHEKIPLPRDLYDTDGKPGRRNSSGLDLSNEHRLGSLAAALLNGATQPWVAAPTLYNADSSQSDTANRKPLLNPADHRDVVGQVIEASAQDVDQAMAAATTMAPIWQATPIEDRARALRRAAQLLESRMQPLLGLIVREAGKSLPNAIAEVREAVDFLRYYADQIEDNFNEDHHRPLGPVLCISPWNFPLAIFTGQVSAALAAGNTVLAKPAEQTPLIAAQAVAILHEAGIPKEAVQLLPGAGETVGDQLVSHPDIRGVMFTGSTEVARIIAGKLAGRLDNHGHPIPLIAETGGQNALIVDSSALAEQVVYDVLNSAFDSAGQRCSALRVLCIQEDAADHVLTMLKGAMKELSVGCPDLLSTDVGPVIDTQARQIIERHILKMRQSGHAVEQLPMDASTEKGTFVSPAIIELNDISELEREVFGPVLHVIRYKRSELDALIDKINATGYGLTFGIHSRIDETIARVSNRIHAGNIYVNRNIVGAVVGVQPFGGQGLSGTGPKAGGPLYLYRLLSQGNDDMPRGIDLPGLNPAGMLLPGPTGETNVYRLVPRGVVLAWPASAEGARLQLEQILETGNQALFVDTPAIREWVDALTNADNRERIAFVNEEQIDHATVDAALFEGDGDTLRRLNLQLAAKKGPIVIAQGLQTDEIPQGHRYAISGLVHEQSISTNTAAAGGNASLMTIA; encoded by the coding sequence ATGGCTACGACTACCACACTGGGCATCAAGGTTGATACAGACCTGAAAAACCGCCTTCAATATCACGCTGACAAACTGAACTGTACGCCGCACTGGCTACACAAACAGGCGCTGATCACCTATCTGGAACAAATCGAACGCGGCATGACGCCCGATGAATTGCGGCATCTGGCGCCGTCAGCGACCGACAGCGATGGCGTCGTGACCGATATGCAGGACAGCCGCAAGCCGCCCTTCTATGAATTCGGCCAGGATGTGCAGCCACAATCTGTGCTGCGCGCCGCGATTACCTCTGCCTATCGCCGTCCTGAGCCGGAGTGTGTACCCTTGCTGCTGGAACAGGCTGCACTGGTCAAGCCCGAACAGACCCGGGAACTGGCACTGAAACTGGTCAAATCACTCAAAGAGAAAAGTCCCGGCGGCGGTGTCGAGGGGCTGATCCAGGAGTTTGCCCTGTCAAGCCAGGAAGGCGTCGCCCTGATGTGTCTGGCCGAAGCGCTGCTGCGCATCCCGGATCGCGCCACACGTGATGCCCTGATCCGCGACAAAATCAGCCACGGCGACTGGAAATCGCATATGGGCAGCTCACCCTCGCTGTTCGTCAACGCCGCGACATGGGGACTGATGCTTACCGGTAAACTGGTGGCCGTCAACAGTGAGCAAAACCTGTCCAAGGCCCTGACACGCATGATCGCCAAAGGCGGCGAGCCACTTATCCGCCAGGGCGTGAACATGGCCATGCGCATGATGGGCGAACAATTTGTATCAGGCCAGAGCATTTCGTCAGCGCTGGCCAACAGCCGCAAATTCGAGGCCGAAGGCTTTCGCTACAGCTACGATATGCTGGGTGAAGCCGCCACCACGGCAGCCGATGCCCAGCGCTACTACGAGTCATATGAACAGGCCATCCATGCCATCGGTAAAGCCTCGGGCGGACGGGGTATTTATGAGGGACCGGGCATTTCCATCAAACTGTCTGCCCTGCATCCACGTTATTCGCGCGCCCAGCGCGATCGCGTGATGAGCGAACTGCTGCCGCGCCTGGTCGCACTTACCCGCCTGGCCCGTTCCTACGATGTAGGCCTGAATATCGACGCCGAAGAAGCCGACCGGCTGGAGCTCTCGCTGGATCTGCTGGAAGCCCTTTGCGCAACGCGTGAATTCGAAGGCTGGAATGGTATTGGCTTTGTGATCCAGGCTTACCAAAAACGTGCTCCGCATGTGATTGATTATGTGATTGATCTGGGTCGTCGTACCCGCCATCGCCTGATGATCCGCCTCGTTAAAGGCGCCTACTGGGATACGGAAATCAAGCGCGCGCAACTGGATGGACTGGAGGGCTATCCCGTCTATACCCGCAAGGTCTACACCGACGTATCCTATCTGGCATGTGCGCGCAAACTGCTGGCCGCACCCGATGCCGTATACCCGCAATTTGCCACGCATAACGCGCAAACACTGGCGGCAATTTATCATCTGGCTGGCAGTAATTACTACCCTGGCCAATACGAATTCCAGTGCCTGCACGGTATGGGCGAGCCCCTGTATTCCGAAGTGGTCGGCAGCAAAAAGCTCAACCGCCCCTGCCGCGTTTATGCCCCTGTTGGCACCCACGAAACGCTGCTGGCCTATCTGGTACGGCGCCTGCTGGAAAACGGCGCCAACACCTCCTTTGTGAACCAGATCGGCGACGATAACATCGACATCAACATGCTGATTGCCAACCCGATTGAAGTGGCCAGCGCCATTACGCCGCTGGGTGCACCGCATGAAAAAATCCCCCTGCCTCGCGATTTGTACGACACCGACGGCAAACCAGGCAGACGCAATTCAAGCGGCCTGGACCTGAGCAACGAACATCGCCTGGGTTCGCTTGCCGCCGCACTGCTCAATGGCGCCACCCAGCCATGGGTGGCCGCGCCAACCCTGTATAACGCCGACAGCAGCCAAAGCGACACCGCAAACCGCAAGCCCCTGCTGAATCCCGCCGATCATCGTGATGTGGTTGGGCAGGTGATTGAAGCAAGCGCCCAGGACGTGGATCAGGCCATGGCGGCCGCCACCACCATGGCGCCCATCTGGCAGGCCACGCCTATCGAAGACCGCGCTCGCGCCCTGCGTCGTGCCGCGCAGTTGCTGGAATCGCGCATGCAGCCATTGCTGGGCCTGATCGTACGCGAAGCCGGGAAATCGCTGCCCAACGCCATTGCCGAGGTACGCGAAGCGGTAGACTTCCTGCGCTATTATGCCGACCAGATCGAAGACAACTTCAATGAAGATCACCACCGCCCGTTGGGACCGGTGCTGTGCATCAGCCCCTGGAATTTCCCGCTGGCAATCTTCACGGGCCAGGTTAGTGCCGCGCTGGCTGCCGGAAACACGGTGCTGGCCAAGCCAGCCGAACAAACGCCACTGATCGCGGCACAGGCCGTGGCCATTCTGCATGAAGCAGGCATCCCGAAAGAAGCGGTGCAGTTGCTGCCCGGTGCAGGTGAAACCGTGGGTGATCAACTGGTTTCACATCCTGACATTCGCGGTGTGATGTTTACCGGTTCCACCGAAGTCGCCCGCATTATTGCCGGCAAACTGGCCGGCCGCCTGGACAATCATGGCCATCCGATTCCGCTGATTGCGGAGACCGGCGGCCAGAATGCCCTGATCGTTGACTCATCAGCCCTGGCAGAACAGGTTGTGTACGACGTGCTCAATTCCGCCTTTGACTCTGCCGGCCAGCGCTGCTCTGCGCTGCGTGTCCTGTGCATTCAGGAAGATGCAGCCGATCACGTCCTGACCATGCTCAAGGGCGCCATGAAAGAGCTGTCCGTCGGCTGCCCCGACCTGCTGTCTACCGATGTCGGCCCCGTCATCGATACGCAAGCGCGCCAGATCATTGAGCGCCATATCCTGAAAATGCGCCAGTCCGGACATGCAGTTGAACAACTGCCCATGGACGCGTCCACTGAAAAGGGTACGTTTGTTTCACCGGCCATTATCGAGCTCAACGACATCAGCGAGCTTGAGCGCGAAGTATTCGGCCCCGTCCTGCACGTTATACGCTACAAGCGGTCTGAGCTGGACGCACTGATCGATAAAATCAATGCGACCGGCTATGGCCTGACCTTTGGTATCCATTCACGCATCGATGAAACCATCGCCCGTGTCAGCAACCGCATCCATGCCGGCAATATTTATGTCAACCGTAATATCGTGGGTGCCGTAGTAGGGGTTCAGCCTTTCGGCGGCCAGGGACTGTCCGGAACCGGCCCCAAAGCCGGCGGACCGCTTTATCTGTATCGCCTGCTCTCCCAGGGCAACGACGACATGCCCCGAGGCATTGACCTGCCAGGCCTCAATCCAGCAGGCATGCTGCTGCCCGGACCGACCGGCGAAACCAATGTCTATCGCCTGGTACCTCGCGGCGTGGTACTGGCCTGGCCAGCCTCAGCCGAAGGCGCTCGCCTGCAACTGGAGCAGATTCTTGAAACCGGCAATCAGGCCTTGTTCGTTGATACACCGGCAATCCGTGAGTGGGTTGACGCACTGACCAATGCGGATAACCGTGAGCGTATTGCGTTTGTTAACGAAGAGCAGATTGATCATGCAACCGTGGATGCCGCCCTGTTCGAAGGTGATGGCGACACGCTGCGGCGACTGAATTTGCAACTGGCCGCCAAAAAAGGGCCGATTGTGATTGCTCAGGGCCTGCAAACCGATGAGATTCCGCAGGGACATCGCTATGCCATCAGCGGCCTGGTGCACGAACAAAGTATCAGCACCAATACCGCTGCGGCAGGCGGCAATGCGAGCCTGATGACCATTGCCTAG